Genomic segment of Sebastes umbrosus isolate fSebUmb1 chromosome 22, fSebUmb1.pri, whole genome shotgun sequence:
ATAAATGGTTTGTGCATTCTGTTTTCTGTGATGTACGTATAAATGGAGATGCAAACTGTAAAtagtataaatatacaatagatatatatgtataaaccTTGACTCAGcaatgtttgtgtgtacatttacttaattttattgATTTGATACAGTGCCTTTCAATAAAATCAGGCCTGATGAAACATTTCTCTTGAAAATCTGTTTCTAAAAGCACATAAGCCTTCACCTTTAGCTTAAGCAAAGTATATTTAGCTAtagtactataagttcacttaaagaaaacttataCAGCTatgtttaaaaagttatttgttCTCCAACTGTGTGTTAAGATATATTTCAGTTAAGAGTTTTATTGTACTAATTAACagtgttcatattttgttaaacTGAATGGaaccacaaaaaataaaataccagcTGTCACTTTAGTTAGATGGATATCTGACTAATTCTTTAATTCAATGATGCTTTCCAAAAATACGTGttttcaagtgtgctattagtgtacttcttttaaacttaaaataagagagtatactttcagtttaccttTTATGTACATGTATGTTACATTTAGAGTAATCCCACCAGATTGTATTGTGATTATTGTGGCCCAGAATTACTGGTTTTACAGCAGCTTTCCTTAAAAACTCGCACAAAGGGGTTTCATTTGATTTTCACTCATGGATAcaagtcaatatttttttatcttcaaTCAACAACCAGTGTGTTTAATATATTAACTTAACCTCTGAGTTTATTGATTCATGCTcatgattacatttgtttttgacattttaattatcTCCACAGGATGTCCAAGATAAAACAGTATtgtttaacattaaaaatatttagCATATCCACATGTATCTGTAATAGAAACATACTAAAAGGAAGTAGCTCATTTAGATTATTTGTCCATTGTCTGATGACTTTCACTGTATATTTGGACCCACCAATAGCAGCCAAAGCTGACCAGAAATGCTGAATGTGTAACAAAAATGATTAGTCAGTTTTGCATACAAATGAACTCAAATGAGAGCACAAATTAAGCCATTTGAGAGCTCAAACTACCAGTTTATGTGTATTAATTTTTAACTAattttaaaaacatgaatgaagtCATTCAAAGCATCAACTAAAGATTTGGGTCTACAAAATATCAAATTGAAGAGCACAAATTACAAATTTAGGTGTACAAATGAACTAATATGAGAACACAAATCAAGCTATTCAACATTACAAATTGCAAATTTGTATGAACAAATTTGTTCCTAGTAACATTTTCTCTGTAGTTACCATTTTTCAATGCTGTTCATTGTCATAGACTACTATTTTATACAatcaccaaaataaaatatttcaaatggGAGCCATTTGCTGTGGTTGGTTTTTGACGATTACATTTATTGGATTACATTTATGTGTTTTACCAATGTTTATATCCTGACTGAATGACTTCTGAGAATGTTAAAGGTCCTTAGATGTGCGACACACAAAGTTTTGTTAATTGTGTAATAGGTTTGAAAATGACAAAGCTGTAGTTAATTACTCAGAGAGAAATGACCACGAAATAAACACCAAGGTTGGATAAACATTAATGGTCCACAATTTTATTGATTGTTATCAGCATCAGTTAACGCAAAAGCTGTTTAGTAAGTGAATGATATCCGATTATGCTTTTGCCGAGCAACATCAAGCCATCTTTCACTGCCAAAAATCCACCAGTTTCATACGGATTAGAGCGGCATGGTGGAAAGGGAATCGCGATGAGCTTCACTCCGAAAGCAAGCAATGCAATCACCAAGCAAAActaatttttttcctctttatattCTGAACTACCATATTTTACCCCAATATTTCATTACTGCTATTATACTTGTTGCCCTAGAAAGTAAATCCTAGAGCTCATCGTGGCGAGATCTAGCGGACTCTTTGTTAATGTTGGTAGCAGCCCTGATTGCAGATTTCAAAGCTGCCTCCATCCAAGCGTGAGGGAAGGCGGTGTGTTCACCAGCAAAGTGAACCCTGCCTTCACTTCTGAAGAGCTCTTTAGCATACTCTAAATGCTGGTACGGTGTGAAGAGAGCGAAGGCGCCCAAGCTGTAAGGATCCATGCTCCACTTCTTCACCACCACTCCTGTGCAGAGAGACGTGAGGGTCTTGTTGTTGTGGATCTTTTCTAAATCTCTCAGAGCTAACTCTTTCAGGTCTTCATCGCTCGCACCTAAGAAGAGGAGGGAGTCGTCAGACCAGGTGTAGGAAGCCAGGAGGACGCCGATGTTCTTATTAGTTGGGAAACTGTGGCTGGGGTAGTAGATGTAACGAGAGGGCCCGTCAGTGATGCTTTTTCCTCCTCGGATGCCGTCCTTCTCCCAGAACCTCTCGCTGAAGGTGAGGAGGATTTTAGTGGAGCTGTCGTAGTGGGTAGCCCTCAGTGCCTCCATCTTTTTACTGCGGAGAGCTGGATGAAAGTCCATGAAAAGTGCTGCTTTGGTTGTGGTTGTTACCAGGACAACGTCAGCGGTAAGGTACGTCAAAGAAGACTGTTGGCCTTTTTTGTACGATACGATCACACCTTTATCTGACTGGCTGATACGTTTGACCATGGAGTTGAGGAGAATAGGGACATCGAGTTCATCGAGGACTTCGACAAAAGCTTTGGGGAGCAGGTCTGACCCACCAGTCACTTCAGAGTACCTTAAAACCAAAAAGACAAATAGATACTCTTATTGAATGCATTCTTGTAGAGAAAGGTGCGGATTTGCAATATGTCCATATGCTGTGGTTTAGCAATGATATGTACAGTTAAATATATAGATTATGATGCAGACTGGGAGAGCAACTTGCAGTTATTTGCATCTATTTAGATTAAATCTTTGCAGCCAACATCAGAGTCAAGGTCAGATTCATAGCTGGAAGCTAATATCTATCATACTACAAATATAAGACAAGCTAATAATAACTCCATTAGTCACAGTATTGCCTTCATTTTCTGGTTTGGTAAACCTTCTGTACACTACCTGTCCAGCTCCAACAAAGGTATTGACTTGTTGGTGAACACAGTGAAGCATTTACCATCACAAAGAGCTGAATATGTCCCTTAACTAAGGGGATTAATATTGTATGTACATCCATTGGGTGAAACACAACCCCAAATGATTGCTAATGTggatctgtgtctgctggatgtgcaaTTAGGCAATTGTTTCTTAACATGTTCGCCATAACAACTTTATATGGTTAAAGCATGTAATTGCTGTGTTAACAGACTCTAACATCCCCAAAAATCGAAATGTACTTTGCTGCTACATGTAAAGCAACGCAATTACTATGCCTTTTAGTGTCAGTAATTAAAAATGACTTGTCTCCTCTAGAAGTCAGTGACCAGCTGATGTACAAATAAAGTGGAAAACTAAATTTGGAGTACAAAATTGTATAAAATAGTGTAATCTGCAAAGAAGTGTACAACTTCATTTTCCAAGGCCTTTAATGACATCAGTTTGATTTCTGTCACTTTTTCTGGCTAGgggtttaaaaatgtttaattctaCTGTGCAAACTAAGTATTCCCATTTTGAATAGTTGACAGTGTGGGATGTAGGGCCTCACTTCACGTCATCATTTATGTCAGTCTGGTGATAGACCATCTCACTCAGCGCTGTGTACATGAGGCTCTGTTGGTTAAGCAGGTCTCCGAGCATCCTCACCGCGTTTGAACTCAGATTTCCTTCTTGTATCAGATAATcctgttaaataaacaaagttcCATATTGTGCAGTCAGTTTGGCTCAGAAACTAGGCTTAACAagtgttaaaacaaaatattttgataaaatgATTACATGCAGTCAGGTTTTCAAATATCAGGATTCATATATTTATGGACACATATGGAGATGGTGGAGCATTTCAGCAACCCCTTGTCACCCTTGGTTTCTCTGGAAAGATTGCTCAACCTGTTCTAATGTTTGACAGTTTGGGTAATGTTTTGATTCATagcaaaatataaaaactgCTTGGGAAAATACTACTAAAGCTGGCCATATACTGTACAATTTTAGAAATGCTGTCGTgtacttcctactcctactgtacgagtagatcgtttgcgatgtaaagacaaagctcacgatttatgtgctcacactgtacgatCCGATCATTAGCCACGACATGAATGCTCACAGTGTACGATCCGATACGATCTATACAtgtaaaatagaagaaaaaaaaaccccaaaaacacGACTGGTCGGCTCCTATgggccgttctggctgttgaccgttgtcaataaagattggtttgaaagcttgaggcaggtaaagtttgtttgctagcagaggtctgtacgggtcacaatgctaacaaggcagaaatgtgctgctttgatcatctgtgccatcctgtctgctgaaacgtctaaagAAAGAGGCAGCGACGTAACATTATATGGACTCGCAGGTGTCTaggaagacagacagaagagagaaTTGGATgtaagctagctacgttttactcgctatatctattgtagcctacgttatcttgatagctacgctctgattactgtaaaaagagtAGAAAAGGCACTGACGTTGGCTCGCTCgcggctctgcttcaactgtatgAGAACATGTGGTcggccgaccaaaatttctgacatgtcagaaattcaccCAACTGTCCGACCGccggtcgggaggagttaatcaGTCCTTGGTCCCCCCTGTACACTACACAGCAAACAACGCCCAACGAAGCTGAAATTTGGTCCGACTCTAAAGTGAGTTGTGCGGCTCAAAAATCAGGCCAGAAATGGGCTAAAATCGTAGAGTGTATTCCCAGCTTAAGGCAACTAACGGACTCTTTTCTTGCTTTTCTCATCTTAGGTTAATTTGTCTAACatcatttttttaacacaatcAATTTTAGAGGTCACATTATGTGACTCACCTTAGTGATACATTAGGATGGACAACCTGTTCTTCAAACATAAGCTTAAGCTGAACCAGAGATTCATGTTAACCATTAGCTGGTAAGTAACTGAAAATGGCACACCCAATTTATATTTGTAATGCACTAAAATATCAGTAGTGATTCACATCATTTGTTTACTCAACAcagttttctcattttacaacattCATGACATCAAGTTGTGTTTTACCTTCACAGAGTAACGGTCATATTTTAGCAGTGCTTTCGTGCAGCCAATGGCATTCACTTCATCTTTcaactacaaaaaaaagaaaagaaaaagtaatttgCATTCCTGAAGTCAATTGAATCATCTATTGAGCTGATTGTGTTACCATGAGTATTCACAAACTAAGCTTTGATTTCTGGCTATAATAAAGCATGAATGCGTATAGCCAAGCCTgatacaaaaaacaaaccagTGGAAGCTCTTAGAGGTTGGGGaccacaaacacaacaattaaATCAATTGAAGCCACTTAGTAGCAATACCACTGGGTCTGTTAAATCCAACATTATGTTCCAGAGTGAAGTATTGAATTGAATGTCATGAAATGTGATATTGTTATCACTAGTGGGTGAATATTGATGGCTTTGGTGCCTGACTAAGATGCTAAATATTACATGTTTGCTCAACTGGTTTGCTTTCTTCTTTGTCTATAAGAAACACATCCTGCTTCAAACTTACCGGTGGGAACAGCTAAATTAATCTATACTCAGACGTCTGCAATTCGTCAATTTGCCTGGGGAGGTAGGAGTATATCTGcatgaagttatttttatttattttttttacagcgcTACTGACACTGATTTGTAGTGTTGATCAAATGCAAACCATGTTGTCAGTAGTGACctttgaaggaaaaaaaagaaccgGAAGGTCCAAAATGGAGGAAGCTAACATATTAGGTATGTTGCACCATGTTTTATATTACTCTTTATGCCGATGATAATCTGCTCTACAAAAGAAACTAATAAATTTGCTTGAATTATATTAACTTTTTGTCATGTCAGTGACTATATTGAAGAAAATGTGAATTTGTGCAACATTGTTtccatccctccttcctttcctctgtCGTACGTACCTTCTGCAAAGCTTGTTGTAGCAGCTCGTCGGCTGATTTTCCTTTCTCACTTTCCGTCACGTTGTACTTCAGGATGTCAGGGTCTTTTTGCACTGTCTCCGTCTTGTTCCGCACCCCATTAACCAAGTAAAAGGTGTTGGGGTCATCCATGATGAATTCATTCAGCTTGACCCCCAGCTCTTTAGCATACCAGCGGACGATCCTGTTGACAGAGGTGGCAGAGATATAGCTTTTTACTGtacttttttaagtttaagttttttttaagtttaagtaaAATACCATGTGTGAGCTGAGACAGTGAATTAAGAAATATCCTTCTTACACTCTTGATGAGTAGGCAAGACACTTAATGGTGTCACATGTAACATTCCTAAATAATTTTTAAGACTTAAGTTAAGTAGCGGCAGCGACAACACTGGCAGCCTCCACTGGCAACATTTATGTACTTGCATGTCATATTTTGAAGCAAATCTGCTAAATTACTTTATGGCACAAAATGGGAACGTTTtcttttataaatgatatacaACTTTGTGTCAATGCCACTGTACCAATGGTGTGACTTTCTATCAAGTTCCATTTTCAACTTCCCTTTGGGGTTTTAAATAATTTGGCAGTTTCCAGGTCTGGATGGTATCCTTGCAAATCAACCCCAACAAATCTGGTAGCTTCATAAGCATCCCTTTTACACAATCATGTCAGTTTGTGAGGGGGGGAGGttgcatttttatatataaatgctTGAATAGAGTTACATAGACTCACTTGTGAGTACTTGGGATCCTCATGGCTCCCAGATCAGCATACCAGCCCTCTTTTTCATTCCTGTAGGTCTCCACTCGTCCTCCAACACGACTATTAGCCTCTAATATGGTTACCTTGT
This window contains:
- the LOC119481978 gene encoding L-amino-acid oxidase-like; its protein translation is MNIMKEKLAALETKLKAQEGKDGKKTNFQTEMDPQVVTWKLFAVSVLLLALYPSHAAAISPNETLAMCLKDKDLKDLLEIAEFGLPHINTSHHVVIVGAGMAGLTAAKLLKEAGHKVTILEANSRVGGRVETYRNEKEGWYADLGAMRIPSTHKIVRWYAKELGVKLNEFIMDDPNTFYLVNGVRNKTETVQKDPDILKYNVTESEKGKSADELLQQALQKLKDEVNAIGCTKALLKYDRYSVKDYLIQEGNLSSNAVRMLGDLLNQQSLMYTALSEMVYHQTDINDDVKYSEVTGGSDLLPKAFVEVLDELDVPILLNSMVKRISQSDKGVIVSYKKGQQSSLTYLTADVVLVTTTTKAALFMDFHPALRSKKMEALRATHYDSSTKILLTFSERFWEKDGIRGGKSITDGPSRYIYYPSHSFPTNKNIGVLLASYTWSDDSLLFLGASDEDLKELALRDLEKIHNNKTLTSLCTGVVVKKWSMDPYSLGAFALFTPYQHLEYAKELFRSEGRVHFAGEHTAFPHAWMEAALKSAIRAATNINKESARSRHDEL